From Acidobacteriota bacterium, a single genomic window includes:
- a CDS encoding proline racemase: MTRRVRTIDAHAGGEPLRLVVEGFPAPVGASMLDKRAWVRRRHDGVRRALMREPRGHADMYGAVLTEPVSAGSHAGVLFMHNEGYSTMCGHGVIAVVKIAIEQGLLQLADPGADIVLDTPAGTVRARAALGEGGRVEAVSFVNVPSFVLRAGIPVDVDGRVVPVDVAFGGAFYAIVDGEAAGVPIRGEQLARLRALGGAIRDRIDKAVDVVHPADARLQGIYGTIFTGPPDAEGAHLRNATVFADAQVDRSPCGTGTSAVMAVVDAMGLLDAGGRFVHESLIGTTFSGAVEERTSVGDLPAIVPRIEGRAWITGHHEFVLDDEDPLRDGFLL, from the coding sequence ATGACGCGACGTGTCAGGACGATAGACGCGCATGCGGGGGGCGAGCCGTTGCGCCTGGTGGTCGAAGGGTTCCCCGCTCCGGTCGGGGCATCGATGCTCGACAAGCGGGCATGGGTGCGTCGCCGCCACGATGGCGTCCGCCGGGCCCTGATGCGCGAGCCGCGCGGGCACGCCGACATGTACGGCGCCGTGCTGACGGAGCCGGTGTCGGCCGGTTCCCACGCCGGCGTGCTGTTCATGCACAACGAGGGCTACAGCACGATGTGCGGGCACGGCGTCATCGCGGTGGTGAAGATCGCCATCGAGCAGGGACTGCTGCAGCTCGCGGATCCCGGCGCGGACATCGTGCTCGACACGCCGGCCGGCACCGTGCGGGCGCGCGCTGCGCTCGGCGAGGGCGGCAGGGTCGAGGCGGTGTCGTTCGTCAACGTGCCGTCGTTCGTGCTGCGGGCGGGGATCCCGGTCGACGTGGACGGCCGCGTCGTTCCGGTCGACGTGGCGTTCGGGGGCGCGTTCTACGCCATCGTCGACGGCGAGGCGGCCGGCGTGCCGATACGCGGCGAGCAACTGGCCCGCCTGCGCGCCCTCGGCGGGGCGATCCGGGACCGCATCGACAAGGCCGTCGACGTCGTGCATCCCGCGGACGCCCGCCTGCAGGGGATCTACGGGACGATCTTCACGGGGCCGCCCGACGCCGAAGGGGCCCACCTGCGGAACGCGACCGTCTTCGCCGATGCGCAGGTGGACCGTTCCCCGTGCGGCACCGGCACGTCGGCGGTCATGGCGGTCGTCGACGCGATGGGGCTGCTGGATGCCGGCGGCCGCTTCGTGCACGAGAGCCTCATCGGAACGACGTTCTCGGGAGCGGTCGAGGAACGGACGTCGGTGGGCGACCTGCCGGCCATCGTGCCGCGAATCGAAGGCCGCGCCTGGATCACCGGACACCACGAGTTCGTGCTGGACGACGAGGATCCGCTCCGCGACGGCTTCTTGCTGTAG
- a CDS encoding M23 family metallopeptidase, protein MIRAALGLTAGLALGAAAAAWISAGQVAGPALAIVQPGEFVGRTATFVATAETPGAEFLTLTAHIEQEGTVHPLFSLDDPAGAALQQETDDRLRIARTFDRETHPDLTEGPARIVVAATRPVLFGLRESGSETAVDVTIRLTPPRLTPLSTLHHVRHGGSELVVYRVTPADAGSGVRVGDVEYPGYPAAGAGIDGRDDLRIAYFALLHDQDLGTPIELYARDRAGNEATADFAHRVFERRFRRSRIPLSDGFLRRVVPGIVAQSPELAGEHADNSTPPPELLQIYLLINGQLRESNRAAIRTLAADTAPRQLWSGPFRQLANSQVESGFADHRTYLYDGNEVDQQVHLGFDLASTANAPVRAANAGTVVFAEYLGIYGRCVVIDHGMGLQSLYAHLSSVDVAAGTPVERDEQIGLSGQTGLAGGDHLHFAMLLQGRPVTPMEWWDEHWIEDRVLRKLREVAGAPAPR, encoded by the coding sequence GTGATTCGCGCCGCCCTCGGGCTCACGGCCGGTCTGGCGCTGGGTGCCGCCGCCGCCGCCTGGATCTCGGCGGGGCAGGTCGCCGGCCCGGCCCTCGCCATCGTGCAACCCGGCGAGTTCGTCGGGCGCACGGCTACCTTCGTCGCGACCGCGGAGACGCCTGGAGCCGAGTTCCTCACGCTCACCGCGCACATCGAGCAGGAAGGAACCGTCCACCCGCTCTTTTCCCTCGACGATCCGGCGGGCGCCGCGCTGCAGCAGGAGACCGACGACCGCCTGCGCATCGCGCGTACGTTCGACCGGGAGACGCACCCCGACCTGACGGAGGGCCCGGCGCGCATCGTCGTCGCGGCGACCAGGCCGGTGCTGTTCGGGCTGCGCGAGAGCGGGTCGGAGACCGCCGTCGACGTCACCATCCGCCTCACGCCGCCCCGCCTGACGCCGCTGTCGACGCTGCACCACGTCAGGCACGGCGGCTCGGAGCTCGTCGTCTACCGGGTGACCCCCGCGGACGCCGGGTCGGGGGTCCGCGTCGGAGACGTCGAGTACCCGGGCTACCCGGCGGCTGGCGCCGGAATCGATGGGCGCGACGACCTGCGGATCGCGTACTTCGCGCTGCTCCACGACCAGGACCTGGGTACGCCGATCGAGCTGTACGCGCGGGACCGGGCCGGCAACGAAGCGACGGCCGACTTCGCGCACCGGGTCTTCGAACGGCGTTTTCGCCGCTCGCGGATCCCCCTGAGCGACGGCTTCCTGCGCCGCGTCGTGCCCGGCATCGTGGCACAGTCGCCGGAGCTGGCCGGCGAGCACGCCGACAACTCCACGCCGCCCCCCGAGCTGCTCCAGATCTATCTGCTCATCAACGGGCAGCTCCGTGAGAGCAACCGGGCCGCCATCAGGACGCTGGCCGCGGACACGGCTCCCCGCCAGCTCTGGAGCGGTCCGTTCCGGCAGCTCGCCAACTCGCAGGTCGAATCGGGCTTCGCCGACCATCGGACGTACCTCTACGACGGCAACGAGGTCGATCAGCAGGTACATCTCGGGTTCGATCTCGCATCGACCGCGAACGCGCCGGTACGTGCGGCGAACGCAGGAACCGTCGTCTTCGCCGAGTACCTCGGCATCTACGGCCGCTGCGTCGTGATCGATCACGGCATGGGGCTCCAGTCGCTCTACGCCCACCTGTCGTCGGTCGACGTCGCGGCGGGAACGCCGGTCGAGCGCGACGAGCAGATCGGCCTGAGCGGGCAGACCGGGCTGGCCGGCGGAGACCACCTGCACTTCGCGATGCTGCTGCAGGGCAGACCCGTGACCCCCATGGAATGGTGGGACGAGCACTGGATCGAGGACCGCGTGCTGCGCAAGCTGCGCGAGGTTGCCGGCGCGCCGGCGCCCAGGTGA